One window of the Amia ocellicauda isolate fAmiCal2 chromosome 18, fAmiCal2.hap1, whole genome shotgun sequence genome contains the following:
- the LOC136713951 gene encoding C-C chemokine receptor type 1, with protein MSMTSWINTSEYEDYSEMDGYLDSAPCLYEKHGSSFLPQLYSLFVVVGVIGNALVLWVLLLRVKLRSMTDVCLLNLAIADLLFVFSLPFLAHYARDEWIFGDAMCKIILGSYHIAFYSGIFFITLMSIDRYLAIVHAVYALKARTPLYGAIASTVIWIVSFLASFPEIIHNAVKNENDKTCSPQYTTTEQSKNLRVFGIIKMNVLGLLIPLSIMVFCYAMIIRRLLTCRSSKKQTIRLVVLVVIVFFFCWTPYNIAAFFKAMEITGIYSGCESSKRIQLSLQITEAVAYSHSCLNPIVYVFVGEKFKRHLFKQLNHFPCVNYNKLTTNVTPTAHSADIQPTKMSDNSMIYL; from the coding sequence ATGAGTATGACATCATGGATAAACACTTCCGAGTATGAGGATTATTCAGAAATGGATGGCTATTTGGATTCTGCTCCTTGTTTATATGAAAAACATGGGTCTTCCTTTCTCCCACAGTTGTACTCTCTGTTTGTTGTGGTCGGGGTCATTGGAAACGCTCTTGTTCTTTGGGTTCTGCTCCTGCGTGTAAAGTTGAGAAGCATGACTGATGTCTGTCTCCTTAACTTGGCCATTGCTGACTTGCTGTTTGTCTTCTCCCTTCCCTTCCTTGCGCACTATGCCCGAGATGAGTGGATCTTCGGGGATGCCATGTGCAAAATAATCCTCGGGTCGTACCACATTGCGTTCTACAGTGGGATCTTCTTCATTACGCTAATGAGTATAGACAGATATCTGGCCATAGTCCATGCAGTGTATGCTTTGAAAGCCAGAACCCCACTGTACGGGGCGATTGCAAGCACTGTCATCTGGATAGTTAGCTTTTTGGCCTCATTTCCTGAGATCATACACAATGCAGTCAagaatgaaaatgataaaacatGTAGTCCACAGTACACCACCACTGAGCAGAGTAAGAATCTGAGAGTGTTTggcattattaaaatgaatgttcTGGGCCTACTGATTCCTTTAAGCATTATGGTATTTTGCTATGCAATGATTATACGAAGATTACTCACTTGCAGGTCTTCCAAGAAGCAGACCATCAGACTTGTAGTGTTGGTTGttatagtgtttttcttttgctggacTCCATATAATATTGCTGCTTTTTTTAAGGCTATGGAGATTACTGGCATTTACAGCGGCTGTGAGTCCAGTAAGAGGATACAACTCAGTCTTCAAATCACTGAGGCTGTGGCCTATTCTCACAGCTGTTTAAACCCCATCGTTTATGTTTTTGTGGGTGAGAAATTCAAGAGGCATCTCTTTAAACAATTAAACCACTTCCCTTGTGTAAACTATAACAAATTAACAACCAATGTGACTCCAACCGCACACTCTGCTGATATACAGCCAACTAAAATGTCTGATAATTCTATGATCTATCTATGA